One window from the genome of Spiractinospora alimapuensis encodes:
- a CDS encoding maleylpyruvate isomerase family mycothiol-dependent enzyme — MDNVTPVPESSPRVVVTLVASAHARVLDLLAHTDEATLRAPSGLPGWTRAHVVSHLANNAWALERQVRFARAGERVDIYDGGQEGRDREIEEGATRPRDELLARLRDAQSELETQWSDLSDGDWDLGVAYRDGTVTDTVFARWREAEIHAVDLALTYRPRDWTAEFAHHLLDFLELRVPRGTRLDLIATDTDETRTLGSGDPVTIRGDLRDLTAWIAGRTPDGVLAPDVSALPTLAPWPGRTAPR; from the coding sequence ATGGACAACGTCACGCCCGTTCCCGAGTCGTCCCCCCGCGTGGTGGTCACCCTTGTCGCCTCCGCCCACGCCCGGGTCCTCGACCTGCTCGCCCACACCGATGAGGCCACGCTGCGCGCCCCGTCCGGACTCCCTGGTTGGACCCGCGCCCACGTCGTGTCGCACCTCGCCAACAACGCCTGGGCGCTGGAGCGTCAGGTGCGCTTCGCGCGGGCGGGTGAGCGCGTGGACATCTACGACGGTGGCCAGGAGGGTCGGGACCGTGAGATCGAGGAGGGCGCCACGCGGCCGCGGGACGAGCTCCTCGCGCGACTGCGCGACGCCCAGTCGGAGCTGGAGACGCAGTGGAGCGACCTCTCCGACGGTGACTGGGACCTCGGCGTCGCCTACCGCGATGGCACGGTGACCGACACGGTGTTCGCCCGCTGGCGCGAGGCCGAGATTCACGCCGTCGACCTCGCCCTTACATACCGGCCCCGCGACTGGACGGCCGAGTTCGCCCACCACCTGTTGGATTTCCTGGAACTTCGCGTGCCAAGGGGCACCCGCCTGGACCTCATCGCCACCGACACCGACGAGACCCGGACCCTCGGATCCGGCGACCCCGTCACGATCCGCGGCGACCTGCGCGACCTCACCGCCTGGATCGCCGGCCGCACCCCCGACGGTGTCCTCGCCCCCGACGTCTCCGCACTCCCGACCCTCGCCCCCTGGCCCGGCCGCACCGCCCCGCGCTAG
- a CDS encoding ribosomal protein L7/L12 has protein sequence MVFSFFGRGREASTGTPDDPVAEVYALVSRDRKIQAIKVLRGATGWGLREAKDVVDRVGRGEAVPELHAISVGASTPPPGTVTDVPPEVSREIRELMFAGKKIQAIKVLREATGWSLKDAKSTIDRLQPGEYVHGFVEESVASRARAMLAEVGRDEAIALVTRETGMTTDEATRFVDVL, from the coding sequence ATGGTCTTCTCATTTTTCGGACGCGGACGCGAGGCATCGACCGGTACGCCCGACGACCCCGTGGCGGAGGTCTACGCCCTCGTGTCCCGTGACAGGAAGATCCAGGCGATCAAGGTCCTGCGCGGGGCGACCGGGTGGGGGCTGAGAGAGGCCAAAGACGTGGTGGACCGCGTCGGTCGGGGCGAGGCCGTACCCGAACTGCACGCGATCTCCGTCGGCGCGTCGACACCACCACCCGGAACCGTGACTGATGTTCCTCCCGAGGTGTCCCGTGAGATCCGGGAACTGATGTTCGCTGGGAAGAAGATCCAGGCCATCAAGGTGCTGAGGGAGGCGACCGGTTGGAGTCTCAAAGACGCCAAATCCACCATCGACCGCCTGCAGCCCGGCGAGTACGTGCACGGATTCGTGGAGGAGAGTGTGGCGTCGCGGGCACGAGCGATGCTCGCTGAGGTCGGGCGGGACGAGGCCATCGCGCTCGTCACACGGGAAACCGGAATGACGACAGACGAGGCGACCCGGTTCGTTGACGTTCTCTGA
- a CDS encoding TetR/AcrR family transcriptional regulator, whose protein sequence is MPSNAGARRVLELLWGHQQPGRRGPRPTLSRDRIVKAAVNIADTEGLEAMSMRRVAEDLGVGTASLYTYVPGKDELFALMVDGMIAMSRLPHEHPGGWREKVTAWAREDWQDYRAHPWVIQLTSARHLAGPGTLAWMNSALSVLEDTGLTEGEMLAAVNSVDAFVRGQAREAIQVAMERDEMRDGSEGGEGRSWQEVEEEFLRTHVDWNQYPSMLRIVETTGDADAEASFEFGLESLLDGIEARMRRRIGERAAAGETLDTRGT, encoded by the coding sequence GTGCCATCCAACGCGGGCGCGCGGCGGGTTCTCGAACTGCTCTGGGGGCACCAGCAGCCAGGAAGGCGAGGACCCCGGCCCACGCTGAGTCGGGATCGGATCGTCAAGGCGGCGGTGAACATCGCGGACACCGAGGGTTTGGAGGCGATGTCGATGCGTCGCGTCGCCGAGGACCTCGGCGTGGGAACCGCGTCGCTGTACACCTACGTGCCGGGAAAGGACGAACTCTTCGCTCTCATGGTCGACGGCATGATCGCGATGTCGCGTCTGCCGCACGAGCACCCCGGCGGCTGGCGGGAGAAGGTCACCGCCTGGGCGCGGGAGGACTGGCAGGACTACCGCGCCCACCCGTGGGTCATCCAACTCACCTCGGCGCGACACCTGGCCGGCCCGGGCACCCTCGCCTGGATGAACTCCGCCCTGTCGGTGCTCGAGGACACCGGTCTCACCGAGGGGGAGATGCTCGCCGCCGTCAACAGCGTGGACGCCTTCGTTCGGGGACAGGCCCGCGAGGCCATCCAGGTCGCGATGGAGCGTGACGAGATGCGGGACGGGTCCGAGGGCGGAGAAGGCCGGTCGTGGCAGGAGGTGGAGGAGGAGTTCCTGCGCACACACGTCGACTGGAACCAGTACCCGTCCATGTTGCGCATCGTTGAGACCACCGGTGACGCGGACGCCGAAGCGAGCTTCGAGTTCGGCCTGGAGAGCCTGCTGGACGGCATCGAGGCACGGATGAGGCGCCGGATCGGGGAGCGTGCCGCCGCCGGGGAAACGCTGGACACGCGTGGGACTTGA
- a CDS encoding LacI family DNA-binding transcriptional regulator — protein MVEGGATENPVREAEGPERGRSATSHDVARRAGVSQSTVSLVFRGAARGRVSAATQEAVHAAARELGFRPNINARRLRQGAPPTVLIGVPEITQPFFAQVFTGARGAALAAGCRVVLSMHPDLDSVAEDVVGQGVDAVLACALGDGGQPPDAAVPLVVLDAEPPPGFPSVRFDVPPLLTELATELHTLGHRTIAHLAADVPTESFRERAETWRAVCARLGIRLLSRTAPIERSGARDAALSLLEGTPRPTAVVCDDDQMAAGVYKAAYATGLRVPEDISVAGIDDVDLASALTPELTTIALPAEALGEQGMRRLIAVLDGSRPLAPDVLRLSGRLVRRGSVGSAPR, from the coding sequence ATGGTCGAGGGTGGTGCCACCGAGAATCCGGTGCGAGAGGCGGAGGGCCCCGAGCGGGGCAGGTCCGCGACGAGCCACGACGTCGCGCGGCGGGCTGGAGTCTCGCAGTCCACCGTGTCGCTGGTGTTCCGTGGTGCCGCGCGGGGGCGGGTGTCGGCGGCGACCCAGGAGGCGGTCCACGCCGCGGCCCGCGAGCTGGGGTTCCGCCCCAACATCAACGCGCGCCGACTCCGCCAGGGCGCACCCCCCACCGTGCTGATCGGCGTCCCGGAGATCACCCAACCGTTCTTCGCGCAGGTCTTCACCGGTGCCCGCGGCGCCGCGCTCGCCGCGGGGTGCCGTGTCGTACTGTCCATGCACCCCGACCTCGACTCCGTCGCCGAGGACGTGGTCGGCCAGGGCGTGGACGCGGTACTGGCCTGCGCCCTCGGGGACGGCGGACAACCCCCGGACGCGGCCGTTCCTTTGGTGGTGCTCGACGCCGAACCGCCACCCGGCTTCCCCTCGGTGCGCTTCGACGTCCCCCCGCTGCTGACCGAGCTGGCCACCGAGCTCCACACCCTGGGGCACCGCACCATCGCCCACCTCGCGGCCGACGTCCCCACCGAGTCGTTCCGCGAACGCGCCGAGACCTGGCGCGCGGTGTGTGCGCGCCTGGGCATACGACTCCTCTCCCGTACCGCCCCCATCGAACGCTCAGGCGCGCGCGACGCGGCCCTGTCCCTGCTCGAGGGCACGCCCCGCCCCACCGCCGTCGTGTGTGACGACGACCAGATGGCGGCCGGCGTCTACAAGGCGGCGTACGCGACCGGGCTGCGGGTCCCCGAGGACATCTCCGTCGCCGGCATCGATGACGTCGACCTCGCCAGTGCGCTCACCCCGGAACTGACCACCATCGCGCTACCGGCCGAGGCCCTGGGGGAGCAGGGCATGAGACGCCTCATCGCGGTACTGGACGGGAGCCGCCCTCTGGCACCCGATGTCCTCCGACTCTCCGGGCGGCTCGTCCGGCGCGGATCCGTGGGGTCGGCACCGCGCTGA
- a CDS encoding TetR/AcrR family transcriptional regulator, producing MAERLTREEQRVRNRKELLAAAVRVFAERGIAGASLDEVAAEAGLTKGAVYSNFANKEELVIQVLWQQIATPENIEAERLFASSASTEELINAYGDLWVATTRGGTRDAYSRVALEFMAHALRDPVLREEYRDFVFPPVEMARHHPFAPEGSELAKLPPGLVLNLVTALSIGLGSLSLISAEHCPPELFRVALRLLAGLPIDVDAIPAPPPPTSGQHQGEASHSIPEE from the coding sequence ATGGCGGAACGACTCACCCGAGAGGAACAGCGCGTACGCAACCGAAAGGAACTCCTGGCCGCGGCGGTGAGGGTATTCGCCGAGCGGGGGATCGCCGGCGCGTCGCTCGACGAGGTGGCGGCCGAGGCGGGCCTGACCAAGGGGGCGGTCTACTCCAACTTCGCCAACAAGGAGGAGCTCGTCATCCAGGTGCTGTGGCAGCAGATCGCCACCCCGGAGAACATCGAGGCCGAGCGCCTGTTCGCCTCCTCCGCGTCCACCGAGGAGCTGATCAACGCCTACGGGGACCTGTGGGTCGCCACGACGCGCGGCGGAACGCGTGACGCCTACAGCAGGGTGGCGTTGGAGTTCATGGCCCACGCGCTGCGCGACCCGGTCCTACGCGAGGAGTACCGCGACTTCGTCTTTCCCCCCGTGGAGATGGCGCGACACCACCCCTTCGCCCCCGAGGGAAGCGAACTGGCCAAGCTCCCGCCCGGCCTGGTCCTCAACCTGGTGACGGCGCTCAGCATCGGACTCGGCTCCCTGAGCCTGATCAGCGCCGAGCACTGCCCGCCCGAGCTGTTCCGCGTCGCCCTGCGCCTCCTGGCCGGCCTCCCCATCGACGTGGACGCCATCCCCGCGCCACCTCCGCCGACCTCCGGCCAGCACCAAGGAGAGGCGAGCCACTCCATTCCCGAAGAGTGA
- a CDS encoding ABC transporter ATP-binding protein translates to MLRIHQLRKEYRPGEPANDGISLEVSPGEVFGLLGHNGAGKTTLINQVVGLLRPTAGQITLGGRDLVADPAYARGMCALMPQAHAPLEGVTPRQAVEMIGRIRGAGRDEARARAAALITALEIDPWADTIGERLSGGVRRLAAFAMAGVAPGRVVMLDEPTNDVDPVRRRLLWEQVRALADEGHAVLLVTHNVAEAERSVDRLAVLDGGRVVAEGTPAELRESAAGELRLELLSSDAAPIEPAIATAGPARRTGRRHLMPIATEHAPDALAWAQALRRSGDIEEFSITPTSLEDVYVGLVGTENANATGAARTDDGADRGSHVVAS, encoded by the coding sequence GTGCTGCGGATCCACCAGCTCCGCAAGGAGTACAGACCGGGCGAACCCGCGAACGACGGGATCTCGCTCGAGGTGTCGCCGGGGGAGGTGTTCGGCCTGCTGGGACACAACGGAGCCGGGAAGACGACCCTGATCAACCAGGTGGTGGGACTGCTCCGGCCCACCGCCGGACAGATCACGCTGGGCGGGCGCGATCTCGTCGCCGATCCCGCCTACGCGCGCGGAATGTGCGCGCTGATGCCGCAGGCGCACGCTCCACTGGAAGGGGTCACCCCACGCCAGGCCGTGGAGATGATCGGGCGGATCCGGGGCGCCGGTCGGGACGAGGCCCGCGCCCGTGCCGCCGCGCTTATCACCGCGTTGGAGATCGACCCATGGGCCGACACCATCGGGGAGCGGTTGTCCGGCGGCGTGCGCCGGCTGGCCGCGTTCGCGATGGCTGGTGTCGCGCCGGGACGGGTCGTGATGTTGGACGAACCGACCAACGACGTCGACCCCGTCCGACGACGCCTCCTCTGGGAGCAGGTGCGCGCCCTGGCCGACGAGGGCCACGCCGTACTCCTGGTGACCCACAACGTGGCCGAGGCGGAGCGCAGCGTCGACCGCCTCGCCGTCCTGGACGGTGGCCGGGTCGTCGCGGAGGGAACCCCCGCCGAGCTCCGCGAGAGTGCCGCGGGAGAGCTGCGCCTGGAACTGCTCTCCTCGGACGCCGCGCCCATCGAACCGGCGATCGCCACGGCGGGCCCGGCCCGGCGGACGGGACGCCGCCATCTCATGCCCATCGCCACCGAACACGCTCCGGACGCGCTCGCGTGGGCACAGGCCCTGCGACGGTCCGGAGACATCGAAGAGTTCTCGATCACCCCCACCAGCTTGGAGGACGTCTATGTCGGTCTCGTCGGAACCGAGAACGCAAACGCCACCGGCGCCGCCCGCACGGACGACGGAGCCGACCGGGGGAGTCACGTGGTGGCTTCGTAG
- a CDS encoding type 2 periplasmic-binding domain-containing protein, whose translation MVDPSAPSPPRAPSPPARSHLATLIGGAAALTVVTALSIGSVSKEEPGSADVDNDDRDVEASDADEGSAAEEDTDLVLIYPRGELTSSQEHLLAVAREASAKLGRPLVETEVSSAGYNSGVKRQLQDGVADVAITYGPFTSEACRGFDGAATSAPVARLLDALLVPPGNPDSLSGLEDVVDEDLVLGVSANGPHRERAEAAGVSSGNLVESELEFREVEDGEVDAFLGDSQELAWQARDRQSDLEVTEPLVPVVDGEEVEEYTGFYVSDPDFAEELDEVLATLHDDGWVLESGEAWGMTEDHRPPESVHRYDACTQGP comes from the coding sequence ATGGTTGACCCCTCCGCGCCGTCCCCACCCCGGGCTCCCTCTCCCCCGGCCCGCTCCCACCTCGCCACCCTCATCGGCGGCGCCGCGGCCCTGACCGTGGTCACCGCACTCAGCATCGGCTCTGTGTCGAAGGAGGAGCCGGGGAGCGCCGACGTCGACAACGACGATCGGGACGTGGAGGCGTCCGACGCCGACGAGGGCTCCGCCGCCGAGGAGGACACCGATCTCGTGCTCATCTATCCCCGTGGTGAGCTCACGTCGAGCCAGGAGCACCTGCTGGCCGTGGCGCGGGAGGCGTCGGCGAAGCTGGGGCGCCCCCTGGTGGAGACGGAGGTCTCCAGTGCCGGATACAACAGCGGGGTCAAACGCCAGCTCCAGGACGGGGTGGCGGACGTGGCAATCACTTACGGCCCGTTCACCAGCGAGGCGTGTCGAGGCTTCGACGGCGCCGCGACCTCCGCTCCGGTGGCCCGCCTGCTGGACGCGCTGCTGGTGCCGCCTGGCAATCCGGACTCCTTGAGTGGGTTGGAGGACGTCGTCGACGAGGACCTCGTCCTTGGCGTCTCCGCGAACGGCCCGCACCGGGAGCGCGCGGAGGCGGCGGGGGTGTCGTCCGGGAACCTCGTGGAGTCCGAGCTGGAGTTCCGTGAGGTCGAGGACGGCGAGGTGGACGCGTTCCTCGGTGACTCCCAGGAACTCGCCTGGCAGGCGCGGGACCGGCAGAGCGACCTGGAGGTCACCGAGCCGTTGGTCCCCGTGGTCGACGGCGAGGAGGTCGAGGAGTACACCGGTTTCTACGTCTCCGATCCCGACTTCGCCGAGGAACTCGACGAGGTTCTGGCGACATTGCACGACGACGGTTGGGTGCTGGAGTCCGGCGAGGCGTGGGGCATGACCGAGGACCACCGCCCACCGGAGTCGGTGCACCGCTACGACGCGTGCACCCAAGGACCGTAG
- a CDS encoding DUF418 domain-containing protein yields MPDPTRSPAGAPPSAARHSLHRAGVRSGERALAPDLARGVMLLLIVLSNTVFYLYAADHGPSGWHPVDGSVLDSVVQFAMVVGLDLRTFPMFAFLFGYGMMRLYQRQTEAGTAPKAAVALLRRRSLWLFVFGAAHAALLMAGDILGVYALISVVLGWLVLRRTPRTMLVVAGVLYFLLVALTALTYLEFVGGGDASADVPSAVAYAAHETNYFASVGTRLETWLLGSTLLGSLFSFSFHAAMVLGFWAARRRVLEEPRRNLRLLTTTAILGVSVGWLGGLPIALDHVGLLSIPAAAHGPNGPVFMWQVMTGLPGGLGYAALFGLLAMWLSERARRGVVVNAVAALGKRSLSGYLAHSVVFSPVLAAWGLGLGAHLGSASVAAFAVLTWLVTVAGAYALELSDRRGPAEALLRRLMYRDAASR; encoded by the coding sequence GTGCCCGACCCCACGCGGAGCCCGGCCGGGGCTCCACCCTCCGCCGCTCGCCACTCCCTCCACCGGGCCGGTGTGCGTTCGGGCGAACGCGCACTCGCTCCCGATCTCGCTCGCGGCGTCATGCTCCTGCTGATCGTCCTGTCCAACACCGTGTTCTACCTGTACGCCGCGGACCACGGGCCCTCGGGCTGGCACCCCGTCGACGGCTCCGTCCTGGACTCCGTCGTCCAGTTCGCCATGGTCGTCGGCCTGGATCTTCGCACGTTCCCCATGTTCGCGTTCCTCTTCGGCTACGGCATGATGCGGCTCTACCAGCGCCAGACCGAGGCAGGAACCGCCCCCAAGGCCGCGGTCGCCCTCCTGCGTCGGCGCAGCCTGTGGCTGTTCGTCTTCGGCGCCGCCCACGCCGCGCTGCTGATGGCCGGCGACATCCTGGGCGTCTACGCACTGATCAGCGTCGTACTGGGGTGGCTGGTCCTACGCCGCACTCCCCGCACCATGCTCGTCGTCGCCGGGGTGCTCTATTTCCTGCTGGTCGCGCTCACCGCCCTGACCTACCTCGAGTTCGTCGGTGGCGGCGACGCGTCTGCCGACGTTCCCAGCGCCGTCGCCTACGCCGCACACGAGACGAACTATTTCGCCTCCGTCGGCACCCGCCTGGAGACCTGGCTGCTGGGGAGCACCCTCCTCGGCTCCCTCTTCAGCTTCTCCTTCCACGCCGCCATGGTGCTCGGATTCTGGGCCGCCAGACGCCGTGTCCTGGAGGAACCCCGAAGGAACCTGCGCCTGCTCACCACGACCGCGATCCTCGGTGTCTCCGTCGGCTGGTTGGGCGGACTGCCGATCGCGCTGGACCACGTGGGCCTGCTCTCCATCCCCGCCGCGGCACACGGCCCCAACGGCCCGGTCTTCATGTGGCAGGTCATGACCGGACTGCCGGGCGGTCTGGGCTACGCCGCACTCTTCGGACTCCTCGCCATGTGGCTGTCGGAACGCGCGCGACGTGGCGTGGTCGTGAACGCCGTCGCGGCCCTGGGCAAACGCTCCCTGTCCGGTTACCTCGCCCACTCGGTCGTGTTCTCCCCCGTGCTCGCGGCGTGGGGGCTCGGCCTCGGCGCACACCTGGGCAGCGCGAGCGTCGCCGCTTTCGCGGTTCTCACCTGGTTGGTGACCGTCGCCGGTGCCTACGCCCTGGAACTGTCGGATCGACGTGGACCGGCGGAGGCGCTGCTGCGTCGGCTCATGTACCGCGACGCGGCGTCACGCTGA
- a CDS encoding DUF998 domain-containing protein, protein MLPNRLLLRCGLAAGPLFVTVFTVAGALRPDYSPVRHPVSSLALTGWGWVQVANFLLAGALLLALAVGMRRVGPRPVRGATPWLLGLGGVGLMGAGVFPGDPVSGYPPGTPDTLVYTPPGVAHDAFSVLFFLCVAAAGGALSVRCARERRWGLAVYSLLSAILFLVLLVVASSGFEQDPALVDYGGLIQRASLVVGFAWTTVVAAALLRGAERDRSDSGAPTAAR, encoded by the coding sequence ATGCTCCCGAACCGCCTCCTCCTACGTTGCGGTCTCGCCGCGGGGCCGCTCTTCGTCACCGTGTTCACGGTCGCCGGGGCGCTGCGTCCGGACTACTCCCCCGTCCGGCACCCGGTCAGCTCGCTGGCGCTCACCGGGTGGGGCTGGGTCCAGGTGGCGAACTTCCTCCTGGCCGGGGCGTTGCTGCTCGCCCTCGCGGTGGGTATGCGCCGTGTGGGCCCGAGACCGGTCCGGGGGGCGACGCCCTGGCTGCTGGGCCTCGGCGGTGTCGGGCTCATGGGCGCCGGCGTGTTTCCCGGTGACCCCGTGAGCGGGTACCCACCGGGAACCCCGGACACGCTGGTCTACACGCCGCCGGGCGTGGCACACGACGCCTTCTCGGTACTGTTCTTCCTCTGCGTCGCGGCCGCCGGCGGCGCGCTTTCCGTGCGCTGTGCGCGGGAACGACGGTGGGGGCTCGCGGTGTACTCCCTCCTCAGCGCGATCCTCTTCCTCGTGCTGCTGGTGGTCGCGAGCAGCGGGTTCGAGCAGGACCCGGCGCTCGTGGACTACGGCGGGCTGATCCAACGCGCCTCGTTGGTGGTGGGTTTCGCCTGGACCACCGTGGTGGCGGCCGCGCTGCTGCGCGGCGCCGAACGGGACCGCTCCGATTCCGGGGCCCCGACGGCGGCGCGCTGA
- a CDS encoding PPOX class F420-dependent oxidoreductase, with protein sequence MTFTDAEIAYLDSQLLGRLTTIDAQGRPQIRAVGVHYNPETRTIDVVGWGLAKSQKFRNASRNPEVAFIVDDLASTNPWRPRSVEIRGRAETLTGPGVSPWGDEVIRIHPRRVVAEGLDPSGDGRYNARDLPS encoded by the coding sequence ATGACATTCACCGACGCCGAGATCGCGTACCTCGACTCCCAGTTGCTGGGCCGTCTCACGACAATCGACGCCCAGGGACGCCCCCAGATCCGGGCCGTGGGGGTGCACTACAACCCCGAGACCCGGACCATCGACGTGGTGGGGTGGGGACTGGCCAAGAGCCAGAAGTTCCGCAACGCGAGCAGGAACCCCGAAGTCGCTTTCATCGTGGACGACCTCGCCTCCACGAACCCCTGGCGTCCGCGCAGTGTCGAGATCCGGGGACGAGCGGAGACACTGACCGGGCCCGGAGTGTCCCCCTGGGGCGACGAAGTCATCCGGATCCACCCACGACGTGTCGTCGCCGAGGGACTCGACCCCAGCGGCGACGGACGCTACAACGCCAGAGACCTTCCCTCCTGA
- a CDS encoding succinic semialdehyde dehydrogenase — protein MTASAATPPDPRAGLPEGLATRLTRRVAATTRRPTTVTAPFTGAPLAELPQSSGEDIEAAFARAREAQAAWARVAPALRVKPFLRFSDLVLRRQREILDILQWETGKARRHAFEEVYDAAAATLYYARRAPAMLRPRRVTGAMPVATRAEVNHHPKGVVSVITPWNYPLTLPLADAVPALLAGNAVIAKPDTQTALSALWAMDLLEECGLPQNLWIPVVGEPADIGEALVDSADHVAFTGSTTAGATIAERCGARLIGCSAELGGKNPMVVRADADVERTVRGTLRAAFSNAGQLCIAAERLYVHESIHDRFVDRLASAVAGMELNSRFDFSADMGSLTYARQLDRTDEHVRDAVARGAEVLAGGHARPDLGPLFYAPTVLAGVGPEMASCRAETFGPLLAVAPFADDEEAVAMANDSDLGLNASVWTRDETRGRLLAARIQAGTVNVNDGYGAAFASYGGPMGGMKRSGLGRRHGPEGLLRFTEPQTVATQRLLALDGTPVFDPETWTKVMTRAGHWMRRLRL, from the coding sequence ATGACCGCCTCCGCCGCAACGCCCCCGGACCCACGCGCCGGACTGCCCGAGGGCCTGGCCACCCGGCTCACCCGTCGCGTCGCCGCGACCACCCGTCGTCCGACCACGGTCACGGCGCCCTTCACCGGCGCACCGCTCGCGGAGCTCCCACAGTCCTCCGGCGAGGACATCGAGGCGGCGTTCGCCCGGGCCCGCGAAGCCCAGGCCGCGTGGGCCCGGGTCGCCCCGGCGCTACGGGTGAAGCCGTTCCTGCGTTTCAGTGACCTCGTGCTCCGCCGACAGCGGGAGATCCTGGACATCCTGCAATGGGAGACCGGCAAGGCCCGTCGGCACGCGTTCGAGGAGGTCTACGACGCGGCGGCCGCGACCTTGTACTACGCCCGCCGTGCGCCGGCGATGCTGCGGCCCCGCCGTGTCACCGGCGCGATGCCGGTGGCGACCCGGGCCGAGGTCAACCACCATCCCAAGGGAGTGGTCAGCGTGATCACCCCCTGGAACTATCCACTGACCCTCCCGCTGGCCGACGCCGTGCCCGCGCTCCTCGCCGGGAACGCGGTGATCGCCAAGCCCGACACCCAGACCGCGCTGAGCGCGCTGTGGGCGATGGACCTGCTGGAGGAGTGCGGCCTGCCGCAGAACCTGTGGATCCCGGTGGTGGGGGAACCCGCCGACATCGGCGAGGCGCTGGTCGACAGCGCCGACCACGTGGCGTTCACCGGTTCCACCACGGCCGGCGCCACGATCGCGGAACGCTGCGGCGCCCGCCTCATCGGGTGCTCCGCCGAACTCGGGGGCAAGAACCCGATGGTGGTTCGCGCGGACGCCGACGTCGAGCGGACGGTCCGCGGCACGCTACGGGCGGCGTTCTCCAACGCCGGGCAGTTGTGCATCGCGGCGGAACGTCTCTACGTGCACGAGTCCATCCACGACCGGTTCGTCGACCGGCTCGCGAGCGCCGTCGCGGGCATGGAGCTCAACTCCAGGTTCGACTTCAGCGCGGACATGGGCTCCCTCACCTACGCCCGTCAGCTCGACCGCACCGACGAACACGTGCGCGACGCGGTCGCGCGGGGGGCGGAGGTCCTGGCCGGGGGACACGCCCGCCCGGACCTCGGCCCGTTGTTCTACGCGCCCACGGTGCTCGCCGGGGTGGGGCCCGAGATGGCGTCATGCCGGGCGGAGACGTTCGGTCCGCTCCTCGCCGTCGCCCCGTTCGCCGACGACGAGGAGGCCGTGGCGATGGCCAACGACTCCGACCTCGGGCTGAACGCGAGCGTGTGGACACGGGACGAGACCCGGGGACGCCTGCTCGCCGCACGGATCCAGGCCGGAACCGTCAACGTCAACGACGGCTACGGGGCCGCCTTCGCCAGCTATGGCGGACCCATGGGGGGCATGAAGCGCTCGGGACTGGGGCGGCGGCACGGCCCCGAGGGCCTGCTGCGCTTCACCGAGCCGCAGACGGTCGCGACACAGCGGCTTCTCGCCCTCGACGGGACGCCCGTCTTCGACCCCGAGACGTGGACGAAGGTGATGACGCGGGCGGGCCACTGGATGCGACGCCTGCGCCTCTAG
- a CDS encoding ABC transporter permease yields the protein MFRWGILRVRFVAPLMILIQIILSVGIVIGFAFLIPGVDQDPVAAQYLATGAMAISLIAVCMAFAPSMVAQQKMQGIFDFQRALPVPRSATLVADVTTWVLIALPGLAAGLVAATLRFDLELRISPLVLPAVLLVSLTCVAIGYTIAYVVPPMAAQMATNVVLFFALMFSPINFPAERLPAWLATFHDFLPLTYMAQAIRETVAVPEGGVSPLPFAVLSAWCLIGLLVCQWVMSRRG from the coding sequence ATGTTCCGCTGGGGAATACTGCGGGTGCGGTTCGTCGCCCCGCTCATGATCCTCATCCAGATCATCCTGTCCGTCGGCATCGTAATCGGGTTCGCGTTCCTCATCCCGGGCGTGGACCAGGACCCCGTGGCGGCCCAGTACCTCGCCACCGGGGCCATGGCCATCTCCCTCATCGCCGTGTGCATGGCGTTCGCGCCGAGCATGGTCGCCCAGCAGAAGATGCAGGGAATCTTCGACTTCCAACGCGCGCTTCCCGTCCCCCGCAGCGCGACCCTCGTCGCCGACGTCACGACGTGGGTGCTCATCGCCCTGCCCGGGTTGGCGGCCGGGCTGGTCGCCGCCACGCTCCGGTTCGACCTGGAGCTGCGGATCAGCCCGCTGGTGCTGCCCGCCGTGCTGCTCGTGTCGCTCACCTGTGTCGCCATCGGCTACACCATCGCCTACGTCGTCCCACCGATGGCCGCCCAGATGGCGACCAACGTGGTGCTCTTCTTCGCTCTCATGTTCTCCCCGATCAACTTCCCCGCCGAGCGGCTGCCCGCCTGGCTCGCCACCTTCCACGACTTCCTCCCACTCACCTACATGGCCCAGGCGATCCGGGAGACCGTCGCGGTACCCGAGGGCGGGGTGTCGCCGTTGCCCTTCGCGGTCCTCTCGGCGTGGTGCCTGATCGGCCTGCTGGTGTGTCAGTGGGTGATGAGTCGACGCGGGTGA